The following proteins come from a genomic window of Macaca thibetana thibetana isolate TM-01 chromosome 15, ASM2454274v1, whole genome shotgun sequence:
- the LOC126937609 gene encoding interferon alpha-1/13-like, with the protein MMALPFALLMALVVLSSKSSCSLGCDLPETHSLDNRKTMMLLAQMSRISPSSCLMDRHDFGFPQQESDGNQFQKAPAISVLHELIQQTFNLFTTKDSSAAWDEDLLDKFCTELYQQLNDLEACVMQQERVGETPLMNADSTLAVKKYFRRITLYLTEKKYSPCAWEVVRAEIMRSFSLSTNLQERLRRKE; encoded by the coding sequence ATGATGGCCTTGCCCTTTGCTTTACTGATGGCCCTGGTGGTGCTCAGCAGCAAGTCAAGTTGCTCTCTGGGCTGTGATCTGCCTGAGACCCACAGCCTGGATAACAGGAAGACCATGATGCTCCTGGCACAGATGAGCAGaatctctccttcctcctgtctGATGGACAGACATGACTTTGGATTTCCCCAGCAGGAGTCTGATGGCAACCAGTTCCAGAAGGCTCCAGCCATCTCTGTCCTCCATGAGCTGATCCAGCAGACCTTCAACCTCTTTACCACAAAAGACTCATCTGCTGCTTGGGATGAGGACCTCCTAGACAAATTCTGCACTGAACTCTACCAGCAGCTGAATGACTTGGAAGCCTGTGTCATGCAGCAGGAGAGGGTGGGAGAAACTCCCCTGATGAATGCGGACTCCACCTTGGCTGTGAAGAAATACTTCCGAAGAATCACTCTCTATCTGACAGAGAAGAAATACAGcccttgtgcctgggaggttgtCAGAGCAGAAATCATGAGATCCTTCTCTTTATCAACAAACTTGCAAGAAAGATTAAGGAGGAAGGAATAA